The Gammaproteobacteria bacterium genomic sequence AGCCCGAGTATCTATGTGCTCGACGCACAACCGGCCATCAAGGCAGCGCAAGCAAAGCGCGACTTGGTGTTGGCAGTCAGTCTGCCGCGTGCGCGCCCCGGTTTTGATACCCACCAGATGGCCTACGTGCGGCAGCCCCACGCACTGGACTACTTTGCGGCAAACCGATGGGCGGATACTCCAGAACGCATGCTGGGACCGCTGCTGGCGCAGGCGTTGGAGCAAACGGGGAGCTTTCGCGCCGTGGTGCAAACGCCGGGCGTGGTGCCCGCCGACGTCAGGCTCGATACAGAGTTGATCCGCCTGCAGCACGATTTCGGCACCCGGCCCAGCCGGATACAACTCACGCTGCGCGCGCAACTGATCGACGTGCGCAGCAAACGGGTGCTGGCCGTGAAGCTGTTCGATGAGACTGAAAACGCCGCCAGCGAAGATGCCTACGGCGGCGTCACCGCCGCGAACCGGGCACTG encodes the following:
- a CDS encoding ABC-type transport auxiliary lipoprotein family protein, with product MNINRRKRILCRTLQALVSVMLLAGCAGLPAPQVESPSIYVLDAQPAIKAAQAKRDLVLAVSLPRARPGFDTHQMAYVRQPHALDYFAANRWADTPERMLGPLLAQALEQTGSFRAVVQTPGVVPADVRLDTELIRLQHDFGTRPSRIQLTLRAQLIDVRSKRVLAVKLFDETENAASEDAYGGVTAANRALQRVLEQVADFCIDASASQ